From the genome of Eucalyptus grandis isolate ANBG69807.140 chromosome 2, ASM1654582v1, whole genome shotgun sequence, one region includes:
- the LOC104420482 gene encoding PLASMODESMATA CALLOSE-BINDING PROTEIN 3: protein MALLLFAVLLLAVTGHSSATWCVCKDGLGDAVLQKTLDYACGAGADCSPIKQTGSCYSPNTVRSHCSYAVNSFFQKKGQGQGTCDFAGTAAVSTTDPSVSGCVFPSSASSGSTSTTPVTTTPSTTPPSTTTPSTATPSTATPSTATPSTATPTTTTGTPTTTATPFTGTPTGVMGGVGTGMSPTGINTDVSDAGLRSLSSGCWLCFFTALLASSWLMPLWN, encoded by the exons ATGGCGCTCCTCCTGTTCGCGGTCCTCCTGCTCGCCGTCACCGGCCACTCCA GTGCGACTTGGTGCGTGTGCAAGGACGGGCTGGGCGACGCGGTGCTGCAGAAGACGCTGGACTACGCCTGCGGAGCCGGGGCGGATTGCTCGCCCATAAAGCAGACCGGGTCGTGCTACTCGCCCAACACGGTGCGGTCTCACTGCTCCTACGCCGTCAACAGCTTCTTCCAGAAGAAGGGCCAGGGTCAGGGCACCTGCGACTTCGCCGGCACCGCCGCCGTATCCACCACGGACCCCA GTGTTAGTGGTTGTGTGTTCCCTTCTAGTGCCAG CTCGGGCAGCACATCCACGACCCCAGTCACAACCACTCCGTCCACGACCCCTCCGTCCACCACCACACCGTCCACAGCAACACCATCCACCGCCACACCGTCCACTGCCACACCATCCACCGCCACTCCCACAACAACCACCGGAACCCCGACCACCACGGCCACTCCCTTCACAGGGACCCCGACGGGAGTTATGGGAGGAGTCGGCACGGGCATGAGCCCGACGGGGATCAACACCGACGTCAGCGATGCGGGCCTCAGGAGTCTCTCCAGCGGCTGCTGGCTCTGCTTTTTCACTGCCCTTCTGGCCTCTTCCTGGCTCATGCCACTGTGGAACTGA